One part of the Chryseobacterium mulctrae genome encodes these proteins:
- a CDS encoding DUF962 domain-containing protein: MSERIKTYDEFYEFYLGEHKKLGTRIFHFLGILFVFLVIGFVIYTGKERFLWYIPIFGYGFAWLSHAFIERNKPATFKYPLWSLMSDFKLFFELLIGKQKFNGKQA, translated from the coding sequence ATGTCTGAAAGAATCAAAACATACGATGAGTTCTATGAGTTTTACCTCGGGGAACATAAAAAATTAGGAACCAGAATTTTTCATTTTCTTGGAATTTTATTTGTATTTCTCGTCATCGGTTTTGTAATATATACTGGTAAAGAAAGGTTCTTATGGTATATTCCGATATTCGGATATGGTTTTGCCTGGCTCAGTCACGCTTTTATTGAAAGAAACAAACCTGCCACTTTCAAATATCCGCTTTGGTCTTTAATGTCTGATTTTAAGCTGTTCTTTGAGCTTTTAATAGGGAAACAGAAATTTAATGGAAAACAGGCTTGA
- a CDS encoding DUF4377 domain-containing protein — protein MKNAKLFLKGTLLVSSLFVLSQCKPMPNSTADNEKTFIVGPETADCTGVAPMKCLQVKEKASDSWQNFYTNIEGFTYEPGYEYVLKVKTEKIENPPMDASSIKYTLIKQVSKTKK, from the coding sequence ATGAAAAATGCGAAACTCTTCCTAAAAGGAACATTACTAGTATCGTCTTTATTTGTTTTATCACAATGTAAGCCGATGCCCAACTCAACTGCAGACAATGAAAAAACATTTATTGTAGGTCCCGAAACAGCAGATTGCACAGGAGTAGCTCCTATGAAATGTCTTCAGGTAAAAGAAAAAGCATCTGATAGCTGGCAAAATTTCTACACCAACATTGAAGGTTTCACTTACGAACCTGGATATGAATATGTTTTAAAAGTAAAAACAGAGAAAATTGAAAATCCACCAATGGATGCTTCTTCAATTAAATATACTTTAATAAAGCAGGTTTCTAAAACCAAGAAATAA
- a CDS encoding SPFH domain-containing protein — protein MVYVGILVFFGLVTLFASFFTVKQESAAVVERLGKFLKVSHAGLHLKIPFLDQISKRLNLRIQQLDVIIDTKTLDNVFIKMKVSVQYQVIRENVKDAYYRLENPENQITSYVFDVVRAEVPKTKLDDVFVRKDDIAIAVKSELQEAMQSYGYDIIKALVTDIDPDEQVKHAMNRINAAEREKTAAEYESEAQRIRIVAVAKAEAESKKLQGQGIADQRREIAKGLEESVKMLNAANINAQEASALIVVTQHYDTLQSIGANNRSNLVLLPNSPTAASSMLNDLVVSMAATQKMEEYSKAQLPNPPQNRGHQE, from the coding sequence ATGGTGTATGTAGGTATTTTGGTCTTTTTTGGACTTGTCACATTATTCGCTTCTTTCTTTACAGTAAAGCAGGAATCTGCGGCTGTTGTAGAAAGATTAGGAAAATTTTTGAAAGTGAGCCACGCTGGTTTACATTTGAAAATTCCGTTTCTGGATCAGATTTCAAAGCGTCTGAACCTTAGAATTCAACAATTGGATGTTATTATTGATACTAAAACGTTAGATAATGTTTTTATCAAAATGAAAGTTTCTGTACAATATCAGGTCATTAGAGAAAATGTAAAAGATGCATATTATCGTTTAGAAAATCCTGAAAATCAGATTACATCTTACGTTTTTGACGTAGTTCGTGCAGAAGTTCCAAAAACGAAATTAGACGATGTTTTCGTAAGAAAAGATGATATTGCAATTGCTGTAAAAAGTGAATTACAGGAAGCGATGCAAAGTTATGGTTATGATATTATCAAAGCTTTGGTAACCGATATCGATCCGGATGAGCAGGTAAAACACGCGATGAACAGAATCAACGCTGCAGAACGTGAAAAAACCGCCGCAGAATACGAATCTGAAGCACAAAGAATCAGAATTGTTGCCGTAGCAAAAGCTGAAGCAGAATCTAAAAAACTTCAGGGACAAGGTATTGCAGACCAAAGAAGAGAAATCGCAAAAGGTCTGGAAGAATCTGTAAAAATGCTGAATGCAGCCAATATCAATGCACAGGAAGCTTCTGCATTAATCGTTGTTACTCAGCATTACGATACTTTACAGTCGATTGGTGCGAATAATAGAAGTAATTTAGTTTTACTGCCTAATTCTCCTACAGCTGCAAGTTCTATGCTGAATGATTTGGTCGTCTCTATGGCGGCAACCCAAAAAATGGAAGAATATTCTAAAGCTCAATTGCCCAATCCTCCTCAAAATAGAGGACATCAGGAATAA
- a CDS encoding deoxyguanosinetriphosphate triphosphohydrolase: MNLNQIFTSQRTGNNPNTTASRTDFQRDFDRIIFSSAFRRLQNKTQVFPLPGSVFVHNRLTHSLEVSSVGRSLGSVIGEFIAENFKSDLTEESKNFYNHNLGNVIAAACLCHDVGNPAFGHSGEDAIASYFDRNENDLKPKFNKKEWADLVNFEGNANAIRVLAQQQNGKDAGGTQLTFATLASIAKYPCEAIAKKKGIIHRKKFGFFQNEKDIFLEIAKGTNLISESEEPYIFKRHPFVWLVEAADDICYNIIDMEDAHRLGIVSTADCTNLFFELVKSETDDVDRVKRKLDSIGNDNEKISYLRAKVINALINKSISMYKQNFDKILEGNLDKALLDIYKSENKALQDIESFSVEKIYNHKAVVEIENAGYNVMYELLDHFIPSILKSEDKIKSYDTKALKLIPKQFIYEEGSDYQKVLGVIDFVSGMTDNYATDLYRKIKGIDIGMTM; the protein is encoded by the coding sequence ATGAATTTGAACCAAATTTTTACCAGTCAGCGTACCGGTAACAATCCAAATACTACTGCTTCAAGAACAGATTTTCAGAGAGATTTTGATAGAATTATCTTTTCTTCGGCTTTCAGAAGATTACAAAATAAAACGCAGGTTTTTCCACTTCCGGGAAGTGTTTTTGTGCATAATCGATTAACGCATTCATTAGAAGTTTCTTCTGTCGGAAGAAGTTTGGGAAGCGTGATCGGAGAGTTTATAGCTGAAAATTTTAAAAGTGATCTTACAGAAGAATCAAAGAATTTTTACAACCATAATTTAGGAAATGTAATTGCTGCAGCCTGTCTTTGTCATGATGTTGGAAATCCTGCTTTCGGACATTCAGGGGAAGATGCAATTGCCAGTTATTTTGACCGAAATGAAAATGATCTGAAACCTAAATTCAACAAAAAAGAATGGGCTGATCTGGTAAATTTTGAAGGAAATGCCAATGCAATTCGGGTTTTAGCACAACAGCAAAACGGAAAAGATGCAGGAGGAACTCAATTAACATTTGCAACTTTAGCAAGTATTGCAAAATATCCCTGTGAAGCCATTGCCAAGAAAAAAGGCATTATCCACAGAAAAAAATTCGGATTTTTTCAAAATGAAAAAGATATTTTCCTTGAAATTGCAAAAGGAACAAATTTAATCTCAGAAAGCGAAGAACCCTATATTTTCAAAAGGCATCCTTTTGTATGGTTGGTAGAAGCTGCCGATGATATTTGCTACAATATCATCGATATGGAAGATGCACACAGATTGGGTATCGTTTCAACGGCCGATTGTACAAACTTGTTTTTTGAGCTGGTAAAATCAGAAACTGATGATGTAGACCGAGTAAAAAGAAAGCTCGATTCTATAGGAAATGACAACGAAAAGATTTCCTATTTAAGAGCAAAGGTTATTAATGCTTTGATTAATAAATCGATTTCGATGTACAAGCAAAACTTTGATAAAATTCTTGAAGGAAACCTTGACAAAGCCTTGCTTGATATTTATAAAAGTGAAAATAAAGCTTTGCAGGATATCGAAAGCTTTTCAGTCGAAAAAATTTACAATCATAAAGCTGTCGTAGAAATTGAAAATGCAGGGTACAACGTAATGTACGAATTGCTTGATCATTTTATTCCGTCAATTTTAAAGTCTGAAGATAAAATTAAATCTTACGACACTAAAGCTTTAAAATTAATTCCAAAACAGTTTATTTACGAAGAAGGAAGCGATTACCAGAAAGTTCTTGGTGTGATTGATTTTGTTTCGGGAATGACTGATAATTATGCAACTGATCTTTATCGAAAAATAAAAGGAATCGATATCGGTATGACGATGTAG
- a CDS encoding endonuclease: MPEGPTIVLMKEDLQKFVGEKVIEADGSEIPETPEVKGEILREIKTFGKQTYLIFDTIIFKIHLLMFGSYSLYKRKDIDTLRLGLTFKDGGMYFYTCSVKTVDESFLKKIDWEADVMSDKWSTEKTEKVLKENPKMMICDALMNQDIFSGVGNIIKNEALFRVGIHPESLIGNLPPKKLKEIISEARNYSFDFKKWKKANVLSKHFQIYHQKNCPKCGEEVIKKDTGKGKRTSFFCKNDQKLY, encoded by the coding sequence ATGCCTGAAGGTCCCACAATTGTTCTTATGAAAGAAGATCTACAAAAATTTGTAGGTGAAAAGGTAATTGAAGCTGATGGAAGCGAAATTCCTGAAACTCCCGAAGTAAAAGGAGAAATTCTGCGTGAAATAAAAACTTTTGGAAAACAAACTTATTTGATCTTTGATACAATTATTTTCAAGATCCATTTATTGATGTTTGGTTCTTACAGTTTATACAAAAGAAAAGATATCGATACGCTCCGATTAGGACTGACTTTCAAAGATGGCGGAATGTATTTTTATACGTGTTCGGTAAAAACTGTAGATGAAAGTTTTCTTAAGAAAATAGATTGGGAAGCTGATGTGATGAGCGACAAATGGAGTACGGAAAAAACTGAAAAAGTTTTAAAAGAAAATCCTAAAATGATGATTTGTGATGCGTTGATGAATCAGGATATTTTTTCAGGAGTTGGAAATATTATTAAGAATGAAGCTTTATTCAGAGTTGGAATTCATCCGGAAAGTCTGATTGGAAATTTACCTCCGAAAAAATTAAAGGAAATCATTTCAGAAGCAAGAAATTATAGTTTCGATTTCAAAAAATGGAAAAAAGCGAATGTTTTGAGTAAACATTTTCAGATTTATCATCAGAAAAACTGCCCAAAATGTGGTGAAGAGGTAATTAAAAAAGACACAGGAAAAGGAAAACGTACAAGTTTCTTCTGCAAAAACGATCAGAAATTGTATTAA
- a CDS encoding class I SAM-dependent methyltransferase, with product MTDNKWLERWNERYSNDEFAYGTQPNNYLKDQLQKLETGSVLFPAEGEGRNAVFAAQLGWNVSAFDISAEGKNKALQLAENNSVEIDYQVGELENLNFQKEQFDVIALIYAHFPAGIKSSIHKMLDTYLCKGGYIIFEAFSKKHLDLVLKNEKVGGPKDIESLFSIDEMKSDFPEYEIIELEETKIELNEGIFHNGTGSVIRFLGKKK from the coding sequence ATGACCGACAACAAATGGCTTGAAAGATGGAACGAAAGATATAGCAATGATGAATTTGCTTACGGAACACAACCCAACAATTATTTAAAAGATCAACTGCAAAAACTGGAAACAGGCTCTGTTCTTTTTCCTGCAGAAGGTGAAGGACGAAATGCCGTTTTTGCTGCTCAACTAGGATGGAATGTTTCTGCATTTGACATCAGTGCTGAAGGGAAAAATAAAGCGCTGCAACTTGCAGAAAACAACAGTGTAGAAATTGATTATCAGGTTGGTGAATTGGAAAATTTGAACTTCCAGAAAGAACAGTTTGATGTCATTGCTTTAATTTATGCTCATTTTCCTGCGGGTATTAAATCTTCAATCCATAAAATGTTAGATACCTATTTGTGTAAAGGAGGTTATATTATTTTTGAAGCATTCAGCAAGAAGCATTTAGATCTTGTGTTAAAAAACGAAAAAGTTGGAGGCCCGAAAGATATTGAGTCTCTATTCTCAATTGATGAAATGAAATCTGATTTTCCGGAATATGAAATTATTGAATTGGAGGAAACAAAAATAGAACTTAATGAAGGGATTTTTCACAATGGTACAGGTTCGGTCATCCGATTTTTAGGAAAGAAAAAATAG